A window of the Rhodoluna limnophila genome harbors these coding sequences:
- a CDS encoding peptidylprolyl isomerase — translation MALGVYRSKIEADNLEETLPTKKTLKTIDAAAKARAADYAAQQKQQEMRKVRNSRDNRIALIASAGAVVLALVLQLGYFGFGPGSVTPNPTASSAASSALVPSPALAEGRTWSGSIEINGKPLTVEIDGANAPQAAANFLSLANSGFYSGNTCHRLVTEGIYVLQCGDPNGDGTGDPGYKWGPIENAPADDSYKTGVLAMARQSGDGSTMGSQFFIVYEDSVIPSDAAGGYTVFGKITGDLSAIDDVVAGGVEGGGTDGKPAVEAKISAISLK, via the coding sequence ATGGCCCTTGGGGTTTATCGAAGTAAAATCGAAGCTGACAACCTGGAGGAAACTTTGCCGACCAAAAAGACTCTTAAGACCATCGATGCTGCTGCCAAGGCACGAGCAGCCGATTACGCCGCTCAGCAGAAACAGCAGGAGATGCGAAAAGTTCGAAACTCCCGTGACAACCGTATTGCCCTCATTGCATCGGCTGGCGCAGTTGTTTTGGCGCTTGTCCTTCAGCTTGGATACTTTGGCTTTGGCCCGGGCAGTGTGACTCCAAACCCAACGGCTAGCAGCGCAGCTAGCTCAGCACTGGTTCCTTCACCAGCACTCGCTGAAGGTCGCACTTGGAGCGGCTCAATCGAAATCAACGGCAAACCATTGACTGTTGAGATTGATGGCGCGAATGCACCTCAGGCGGCCGCCAACTTCCTTTCACTCGCAAACTCTGGGTTCTACTCTGGCAACACCTGTCACCGATTGGTAACCGAGGGTATTTATGTTCTTCAGTGTGGTGACCCGAATGGGGACGGCACCGGTGACCCTGGTTATAAGTGGGGACCGATTGAAAACGCGCCTGCCGATGACAGCTACAAAACCGGCGTATTGGCTATGGCACGTCAATCAGGAGACGGCTCAACCATGGGCTCGCAGTTCTTCATCGTCTATGAAGACAGCGTCATTCCATCGGATGCAGCGGGCGGTTACACCGTCTTTGGAAAAATCACTGGTGATCTGTCAGCAATCGATGACGTAGTCGCCGGTGGCGTAGAGGGTGGCGGTACCGACGGTAAGCCAGCTGTCGAAGCCAAAATCAGCGCAATCAGCCTAAAATAA
- a CDS encoding DUF349 domain-containing protein — MPTTPANLGRVDAENNVFVTEAGVERKVGQYPGVAAEEALAYFVRKFSDLEAQVRILEQRVANKVEASSLKKIAAKLMEDLKEPAAVGDIADLRRRVGNLDEKITALGAEKSEANKEAIAEALAKRNDIVARAEAVASQESAKTQWKNSSAEMTALFDQWQSLQKSGARVPKSEADALWKRFSAARTKFDAGKRAYFAGLDSANKAAKAAKQEIVAQAEALVSKGADATAAYRKLLDAWKASGRTPGKGDDALWARFKAAGDAIYSARAEEVVVENAEQTANLEVKLELLKEAATIDPDKDLAEAKKHLLSIQTRWEKAGRVPKDKLRDTEDKLRAIEAKVRKVEEDQWRKTDPAAIERSNGVIAQLEDSIVKLETELAAAKATKDKKKTDAATEALKARQAWLEVVKASMQ, encoded by the coding sequence ATGCCTACCACCCCAGCTAACCTCGGCCGCGTTGATGCCGAAAACAATGTTTTTGTAACCGAGGCGGGAGTTGAGCGTAAGGTCGGTCAGTATCCGGGCGTTGCAGCTGAAGAAGCACTGGCTTACTTCGTTCGCAAATTTTCAGATCTTGAGGCGCAGGTTCGAATTCTGGAGCAAAGAGTCGCAAATAAGGTTGAGGCCAGTTCTCTCAAGAAAATTGCTGCAAAGCTTATGGAGGATCTGAAGGAGCCTGCAGCTGTCGGAGACATCGCTGATCTACGTCGTCGTGTCGGCAACCTAGACGAAAAGATCACGGCGCTTGGGGCCGAAAAGTCGGAAGCTAACAAAGAAGCCATCGCCGAGGCGCTTGCCAAGCGCAACGACATCGTTGCTCGTGCAGAGGCGGTAGCCTCACAGGAATCAGCCAAGACTCAATGGAAGAATTCAAGCGCAGAGATGACAGCGCTATTCGACCAGTGGCAGTCACTCCAGAAATCTGGCGCCCGCGTGCCAAAGTCTGAGGCAGATGCACTTTGGAAGCGTTTCTCTGCGGCTCGTACCAAGTTTGATGCTGGCAAGCGTGCCTATTTTGCCGGGCTAGATTCAGCAAATAAGGCAGCGAAGGCCGCCAAGCAAGAGATTGTTGCCCAGGCTGAGGCCTTGGTTTCAAAGGGTGCCGATGCGACTGCCGCATACCGCAAGCTCCTCGATGCCTGGAAAGCAAGCGGACGCACACCGGGTAAGGGTGACGACGCGCTTTGGGCCCGATTCAAGGCAGCTGGTGACGCAATTTACTCTGCTCGTGCAGAAGAAGTTGTTGTCGAAAACGCTGAACAAACAGCCAATCTTGAAGTCAAGCTTGAACTCCTAAAAGAGGCCGCAACCATTGATCCTGATAAGGACCTAGCAGAGGCTAAGAAGCACCTGCTTTCAATCCAGACTCGTTGGGAAAAGGCAGGTCGTGTACCTAAGGACAAACTTCGCGACACCGAAGACAAACTTCGTGCAATTGAAGCCAAGGTGCGCAAAGTCGAAGAAGACCAGTGGCGCAAGACAGACCCAGCAGCAATCGAACGCTCAAATGGCGTTATTGCTCAGTTGGAAGATTCGATTGTGAAGCTTGAGACTGAGCTAGCTGCTGCGAAGGCAACTAAGGACAAGAAGAAAACTGATGCCGCTACCGAAGCACTGAAAGCGCGCCAGGCTTGGCTTGAGGTCGTAAAGGCTTCCATGCAGTAA
- the rpsD gene encoding 30S ribosomal protein S4: protein MSKTTRTRSKTRLSRALGIALTPKAAKYLEKRPYAPGEHGRTKKKADSDYAVRLREKQRLRAQYGIREAQLRKTFQEAKRAEGLTGENLVELLEMRLDAIVLRAGFARTIAQARQMVVHRHILVNGERVDRPSFRVKPGQLVHVHEKSESTEPFQVAAAGGHVDVLPPVPGYLDVSLDKLHATLVRRPKRAEVPVTCEVQLVVEYYAAR from the coding sequence GTGTCTAAAACCACACGTACTCGCAGCAAGACTCGTTTGTCTCGCGCGCTGGGCATTGCCCTAACACCAAAGGCCGCTAAGTACCTTGAGAAGCGTCCATACGCTCCAGGTGAGCACGGTCGCACCAAGAAGAAGGCTGACAGCGACTACGCCGTTCGTCTTCGCGAGAAGCAGCGTCTACGCGCCCAGTATGGTATTCGTGAGGCTCAGCTTCGCAAGACCTTCCAGGAAGCAAAGCGTGCCGAGGGCCTAACCGGTGAAAACCTAGTTGAGCTGCTTGAGATGCGTCTAGACGCGATTGTTCTGCGCGCAGGTTTCGCACGCACCATCGCTCAGGCACGTCAGATGGTTGTTCACCGTCACATTCTTGTGAATGGTGAGCGCGTTGACCGCCCATCATTCCGCGTAAAGCCTGGACAGCTAGTACACGTCCACGAGAAGTCAGAATCAACCGAGCCTTTCCAGGTTGCGGCTGCTGGCGGTCACGTTGATGTACTACCTCCAGTTCCTGGCTACCTAGACGTATCACTAGACAAGCTTCACGCGACTCTAGTTCGTCGTCCAAAGCGCGCTGAAGTTCCAGTTACCTGTGAAGTTCAGCTTGTTGTTGAGTACTACGCTGCTCGATAA
- a CDS encoding DUF948 domain-containing protein → MSGGDIAALIAAGGFVLLVIFIAVPLLKLGRVLDETRTSIRDLNESVAPLLSELTETVTATNKQLNKIDVITENVAEVSSNISSLVAVFSATVGSPLAKIAGLTQTLRSTFLGKKK, encoded by the coding sequence ATGAGCGGTGGAGACATAGCAGCACTTATTGCAGCAGGCGGTTTCGTCTTGCTTGTGATTTTTATTGCTGTGCCTCTGCTCAAGCTCGGGCGTGTTCTTGATGAGACTCGGACTTCAATCCGAGATCTCAACGAGAGCGTGGCTCCACTGCTGTCTGAACTCACCGAAACTGTCACTGCCACAAACAAGCAGTTGAATAAGATCGATGTCATAACTGAAAACGTTGCAGAAGTTAGCTCTAACATCAGCTCGTTGGTTGCAGTTTTTTCAGCTACCGTCGGTTCACCACTAGCGAAGATCGCTGGACTCACCCAGACTCTTCGAAGCACCTTTCTAGGTAAAAAGAAGTAG
- a CDS encoding replication-associated recombination protein A translates to MSEQSSFYSGAMPLAARMRPISLEEVVGQSKILGPGQPLNALAAPSRSGERASNVSVILWGPPGTGKTTLAQVVARLSGRRFVELSAISAGVKDVREVMERARADRDTYGVSTILFLDEIHRFSKAQQDALLPGVENGWIVLIAATTENPSFSVISPLLSRSLLVTLEALEETDLVVLISRAVSDERGLGGKFEISDAVIQKIAELATGDARRALTILEAAAASAAARDGAGVAEIDFDAVSQALDRALVRYDKNGDQHYDVISAFIKSVRGSDADAAIHYLARMIEAGEDPRFIARRLMILAAEDIGLADPQALQLAVATAEMVSQVGMPEGRIPLAECTIYLSLAPKSNSAYNAINAALEDIRSGRIGPVPKALRSSNYAGAARSGAGVGYVYPHDDPKSVVEQNYLDRRVASRKYFIPKEIGFERDLVDRWARLRSIIRGNKK, encoded by the coding sequence ATGTCGGAGCAGTCATCGTTCTATTCAGGCGCAATGCCGCTGGCAGCTCGAATGAGACCAATAAGTCTCGAAGAAGTAGTCGGCCAGTCGAAAATTTTGGGTCCGGGGCAACCGCTCAATGCACTTGCTGCGCCTTCGCGATCGGGGGAGCGAGCCTCAAACGTTTCCGTAATCCTCTGGGGGCCTCCGGGAACCGGCAAAACCACTCTCGCACAGGTAGTTGCCCGGCTAAGTGGAAGGCGATTTGTCGAACTGAGTGCAATCTCTGCCGGGGTCAAAGACGTTCGAGAGGTTATGGAGCGTGCGCGCGCTGACCGCGACACGTATGGCGTCAGCACAATCCTCTTCCTTGATGAAATACATCGATTTTCGAAGGCGCAGCAGGATGCTCTGTTGCCGGGAGTCGAGAATGGCTGGATTGTTCTAATTGCGGCCACCACTGAAAACCCGAGTTTCAGCGTCATTAGCCCGCTCCTTTCTCGCTCCCTTTTAGTCACCCTCGAGGCGCTCGAGGAGACCGATCTTGTTGTACTGATATCGCGAGCCGTGAGCGATGAAAGAGGCCTGGGCGGAAAATTCGAGATTTCAGACGCAGTCATTCAAAAGATCGCTGAGCTTGCCACCGGCGATGCTCGAAGGGCACTCACGATACTTGAGGCCGCAGCCGCATCGGCAGCTGCCAGAGATGGCGCTGGGGTGGCTGAAATTGATTTTGATGCTGTCAGCCAAGCGCTTGACCGGGCGTTGGTCCGCTATGACAAAAACGGCGACCAACACTACGACGTTATAAGCGCCTTCATAAAATCGGTTCGAGGATCTGATGCCGACGCCGCTATTCACTATCTAGCCCGAATGATCGAGGCAGGCGAGGATCCAAGGTTTATTGCTCGTCGTTTGATGATCTTGGCCGCGGAGGACATCGGCCTAGCAGATCCGCAGGCGCTTCAACTGGCAGTTGCTACAGCCGAGATGGTTTCCCAAGTTGGTATGCCGGAGGGGCGCATTCCGCTGGCCGAGTGCACAATTTATCTCAGCCTCGCACCTAAATCGAACTCCGCTTACAACGCTATAAATGCCGCACTTGAGGACATTAGAAGTGGCCGAATTGGCCCAGTTCCAAAGGCACTGAGAAGCTCCAACTACGCGGGTGCAGCGCGCTCAGGAGCTGGGGTTGGCTACGTATATCCGCACGATGATCCAAAGTCAGTGGTCGAGCAAAACTACCTGGATCGCCGCGTAGCCAGCCGAAAGTACTTCATACCCAAAGAAATAGGTTTTGAGAGAGATCTTGTTGACCGCTGGGCACGTCTGCGCTCAATCATCCGTGGGAATAAAAAGTAG